The following proteins come from a genomic window of Populus alba chromosome 12, ASM523922v2, whole genome shotgun sequence:
- the LOC118044691 gene encoding polyamine oxidase 1 isoform X2, translating to MKLLSSVLVLAILFILTMTSASPSPTVIIIGAGVSGILAAKTLHDSGIQDILILEANSKIGGRIHSVQFRGHTVELGANWVIGGGPRSNHLYEIASKLNLKTYLSDYGNISANIYKQEGGLYPKHVVSAALEVAETRDQFCTSFSTRLSAPGHDRDDVSILVSQRLFKEVPTTPLDMVIDYFYNDYEDAEPPRVTSLKNTLPRYEFLDFGDQTYFLADSRGFESILVYIAKQFLSHKHEVIRDQRLKLNKVLLNLKQQWKTQAIYEFDMAVYTKIFLRFPYKFWPSGPETEFFLYAHEKRGYYPIWQHLETEMPGSNILFVTVTDEEAKRIEQQPDIKIQEEIMDVLKKMFGNDIPEPEEILIPRWWSNRFFKGSFSNWPIGYSQRRHMQLKEPVGRIYFSGEHTYSRYLGYADAAYFAGIETANHLIKCIKHEKYCNGYDRHSTIDRLHNEDPYDPDA from the exons ATGAAGCTTTTGAGCTCGGTTCTTGTGCTGGCAATTCTTTTCATATTAACAATGACTTCTGCTTCACCATCTCCCACAGTCATCATCATCGGAGCTGGAGTGTCAG GGATTTTAGCAGCAAAGACACTGCATGATTCTGGAATTCAAGATATATTGATTTTAGAAGCAAACAGCAAGATTGGTGGTCGGATTCATAGCGTTCAATTTAGAGGACACACTGTTGAGTTGGGTGCAAATTGGGTTATTGGTGGAGGTCCTAGGTCCAATCACTTGTATGAAATCGCTAGCAAACTCAACCTTAAGACCTACTTGTCAGATTATGGAAATATCTCGGCAAACATCTATAAACAAGA GGGTGGATTATACCCCAAGCATGTAGTCAGCGCAGCATTAGAAGTTGCTGAAACAAGGGATCAATTCTGCACGAGCTTTTCCACTAGACTGTCTGCACCAGGACACGATCGTGATGATGTGTCAATACTGGTATCGCAGCGCCTCTTCAAAGA GGTGCCGACAACTCCTCTTGACATGGTTATAGACTATTTCTACAACGATTATGAAGATGCAGAACCTCCAAGAGTGACAAGTTTGAAGAACACCCTTCCTCGCTATGAGTTTTTAGACTTCGGGGATCAAACATATTTCTTGGCTGATTCAAGAGGCTTTGAGAGTATACTTGTTTACATTGCCAAGCAGTTTCTCTCCCACAAACATGAAGTAATAAGGGATCAGAGGCTCAAGTTAAACAAG GTTCTCTTAAACTTGAAGCAGCAATGGAAGACACAGGCAATATATGAATTCGATATGGCTGTATACACCAAGATATTCCTGAGATTCCCTTACAAGTTTTGGCCCTCTGGACCCGAGACAGAATTCTTCCTCTATGCCCACGAAAAACGTGGATACTACCCGATATGGCAG CACTTGGAGACTGAAATGCCAGGATCAAACATTTTATTTGTAACAGTAACAGATGAGGAAGCAAAGAGGATAGAGCAGCAACCGGATATTAAAATCCAAGAGGAGATCATGGATGTGCTGAAAAAGATGTTTGGTAACGACATCCCAGAACCAGAAGAAATTCTTATTCCTAGATGGTGGTCCAACAGGTTCTTCAAGGGTAGCTTCTCAAATTGGCCTATTGGATATAGTCAACGAAGACACATGCAACTAAAG GAACCTGTTGGTCGAATTTATTTTAGTGGGGAGCACACCTATTCTAGATACTTGGGATATGCTGATGCTGCATATTTTGCAG GTATCGAGACTGCAAATCATTTAATCAAGTgcattaaacatgaaaaatattgcaATGGCTATGATCGGCATTCAACAATAGACAGATTACACAACGAAGATCCTTATGATCCTGATGCATGA
- the LOC118044691 gene encoding polyamine oxidase 7 isoform X1: MKLLSSVLVLAILFILTMTSASPSPTVIIIGAGVSGILAAKTLHDSGIQDILILEANSKIGGRIHSVQFRGHTVELGANWVIGGGPRSNHLYEIASKLNLKTYLSDYGNISANIYKQEGGLYPKHVVSAALEVAETRDQFCTSFSTRLSAPGHDRDDVSILVSQRLFKEVPTTPLDMVIDYFYNDYEDAEPPRVTSLKNTLPRYEFLDFGDQTYFLADSRGFESILVYIAKQFLSHKHEVIRDQRLKLNKVVREINYSKSGVQVKTEDGSVYQAKYVIVSVSVGVLQSDLIVFKPHLPQWKTQAIYEFDMAVYTKIFLRFPYKFWPSGPETEFFLYAHEKRGYYPIWQHLETEMPGSNILFVTVTDEEAKRIEQQPDIKIQEEIMDVLKKMFGNDIPEPEEILIPRWWSNRFFKGSFSNWPIGYSQRRHMQLKEPVGRIYFSGEHTYSRYLGYADAAYFAGIETANHLIKCIKHEKYCNGYDRHSTIDRLHNEDPYDPDA; this comes from the exons ATGAAGCTTTTGAGCTCGGTTCTTGTGCTGGCAATTCTTTTCATATTAACAATGACTTCTGCTTCACCATCTCCCACAGTCATCATCATCGGAGCTGGAGTGTCAG GGATTTTAGCAGCAAAGACACTGCATGATTCTGGAATTCAAGATATATTGATTTTAGAAGCAAACAGCAAGATTGGTGGTCGGATTCATAGCGTTCAATTTAGAGGACACACTGTTGAGTTGGGTGCAAATTGGGTTATTGGTGGAGGTCCTAGGTCCAATCACTTGTATGAAATCGCTAGCAAACTCAACCTTAAGACCTACTTGTCAGATTATGGAAATATCTCGGCAAACATCTATAAACAAGA GGGTGGATTATACCCCAAGCATGTAGTCAGCGCAGCATTAGAAGTTGCTGAAACAAGGGATCAATTCTGCACGAGCTTTTCCACTAGACTGTCTGCACCAGGACACGATCGTGATGATGTGTCAATACTGGTATCGCAGCGCCTCTTCAAAGA GGTGCCGACAACTCCTCTTGACATGGTTATAGACTATTTCTACAACGATTATGAAGATGCAGAACCTCCAAGAGTGACAAGTTTGAAGAACACCCTTCCTCGCTATGAGTTTTTAGACTTCGGGGATCAAACATATTTCTTGGCTGATTCAAGAGGCTTTGAGAGTATACTTGTTTACATTGCCAAGCAGTTTCTCTCCCACAAACATGAAGTAATAAGGGATCAGAGGCTCAAGTTAAACAAG GTGGTTAGAGAGATCAATTATTCTAAGAGTGGAGTCCAAGTAAAAACTGAAGATGGTTCTGTGTACCAAGCCAAATATGTGATTGTCTCTGTGAGCGTTGGGGTACTTCAAAGTGACCTCATTGTGTTCAAGCCACACTTACCT CAATGGAAGACACAGGCAATATATGAATTCGATATGGCTGTATACACCAAGATATTCCTGAGATTCCCTTACAAGTTTTGGCCCTCTGGACCCGAGACAGAATTCTTCCTCTATGCCCACGAAAAACGTGGATACTACCCGATATGGCAG CACTTGGAGACTGAAATGCCAGGATCAAACATTTTATTTGTAACAGTAACAGATGAGGAAGCAAAGAGGATAGAGCAGCAACCGGATATTAAAATCCAAGAGGAGATCATGGATGTGCTGAAAAAGATGTTTGGTAACGACATCCCAGAACCAGAAGAAATTCTTATTCCTAGATGGTGGTCCAACAGGTTCTTCAAGGGTAGCTTCTCAAATTGGCCTATTGGATATAGTCAACGAAGACACATGCAACTAAAG GAACCTGTTGGTCGAATTTATTTTAGTGGGGAGCACACCTATTCTAGATACTTGGGATATGCTGATGCTGCATATTTTGCAG GTATCGAGACTGCAAATCATTTAATCAAGTgcattaaacatgaaaaatattgcaATGGCTATGATCGGCATTCAACAATAGACAGATTACACAACGAAGATCCTTATGATCCTGATGCATGA